A genomic segment from Acuticoccus sediminis encodes:
- a CDS encoding VWA domain-containing protein gives MTDLGAIVDAFHFIRPWVLLLVPVIALLWWSARRAHVRRDVPAEGIAPHLRAALTVGAHGRRRLEPIDGVAVVLLLVSVGAAGPTWSRVPDPFAAQSAPMVVALKVTPSMEATDVAPSRLERGKQKIRDLLELRAGARTALVAYAGTAHVVVPMTEDPGVMVPYLEGLSPEVMPQEGDRAADALAAAEGLLGGEDGPGGIVFVADALDPADVAALDAAASAVAVLAMLPAGTNDRGLDALAAPVVPVTPDGSDVRRVEHTLNAAYRQALLEDGAQPWEDQGHWLAIPAALLGLFWFRRGFTMRWALVLALAAAIAPVRPAEAGVVDWFLTPDQQGQRAFNSRQYRRAAELFVDPLWRGYALYRDGQYDEAISVLSRVETAEAAFITGMAALKSRHYRDGVRAFETVLARDPDYPGAAENLATAKDIVAYVEHMQETSDTGEDRGIGADEVRYDNESGRGVDTEIEAPEEGASGLLTTDQWMATVDTRTGDFLRQRFALEARQ, from the coding sequence ATGACCGACCTCGGCGCCATCGTCGACGCCTTCCATTTCATCCGCCCGTGGGTGCTCCTCTTGGTGCCGGTGATCGCCCTCCTGTGGTGGTCGGCGCGCCGGGCGCACGTGCGGCGCGACGTGCCGGCGGAGGGGATCGCGCCGCACCTGCGCGCCGCGCTCACCGTCGGCGCGCACGGACGGCGGCGGCTCGAACCGATCGACGGGGTCGCCGTCGTGCTGCTCCTCGTTTCTGTCGGGGCAGCGGGGCCGACGTGGTCGCGCGTGCCGGACCCGTTCGCGGCGCAGTCCGCGCCGATGGTCGTCGCGCTCAAGGTGACGCCGTCGATGGAGGCGACCGACGTCGCCCCGTCGCGCCTCGAACGGGGCAAGCAGAAGATCCGGGACCTGCTGGAGCTGCGCGCAGGCGCCCGGACGGCGCTCGTCGCCTACGCCGGAACCGCGCACGTCGTGGTCCCGATGACCGAGGACCCCGGCGTGATGGTGCCCTACCTCGAGGGCCTCTCGCCGGAGGTGATGCCGCAGGAGGGCGACCGCGCCGCCGATGCGCTTGCCGCCGCCGAGGGCCTGCTCGGGGGCGAGGACGGGCCCGGCGGCATCGTCTTCGTCGCCGACGCTCTCGACCCGGCAGACGTCGCGGCGCTCGACGCGGCGGCCTCGGCCGTCGCGGTGCTCGCGATGCTGCCGGCGGGGACCAACGACCGCGGCCTCGACGCGCTCGCCGCGCCGGTGGTCCCGGTCACGCCGGACGGGTCCGACGTGCGCCGCGTCGAGCACACTCTCAACGCGGCCTACCGCCAGGCGCTGCTGGAGGACGGTGCCCAGCCGTGGGAGGATCAGGGCCACTGGCTTGCCATCCCCGCCGCGCTGCTCGGCCTCTTCTGGTTCCGCCGCGGCTTCACCATGCGCTGGGCGCTGGTTCTCGCGCTCGCCGCCGCGATCGCGCCGGTCCGCCCGGCCGAGGCGGGCGTGGTCGACTGGTTCCTCACGCCGGACCAGCAGGGGCAGCGCGCCTTCAATTCCCGGCAGTATCGCCGCGCGGCGGAGCTCTTCGTCGATCCGTTGTGGCGCGGCTATGCCCTCTACCGCGACGGGCAGTACGACGAGGCGATCAGCGTCCTTTCGCGCGTCGAGACGGCCGAGGCGGCCTTCATCACGGGCATGGCGGCGCTGAAGTCGCGCCACTACCGGGACGGCGTGCGCGCCTTCGAGACCGTGCTGGCGCGCGACCCGGACTATCCCGGCGCAGCCGAGAACCTCGCCACGGCAAAGGATATCGTCGCCTACGTCGAGCACATGCAGGAGACCTCGGACACGGGCGAGGACCGCGGCATCGGCGCCGACGAGGTGCGCTACGACAACGAGTCCGGCCGGGGCGTCGATACCGAGATCGAGGCGCCCGAGGAGGGGGCGTCCGGCCTCCTCACCACCGACCAGTGGATGGCGACGGTGGACACCCGCACCGGCGATTTCCTGCGCCAGCGCTTCGCGCTCGAGGCGCGGCAATGA
- a CDS encoding BatD family protein, with the protein MTRFARLLACLALLLLVAPAAAQEAPRLKVDLSATEAIPGQAVSLRLTVLVPSFMPKPPVWPTFEAPNLWVRVASTGPTSETVGGETWSGVTRRYLLSPMVPGTIALAPSQILVTYAGATPADVRNAALTTDPVSLVGVVPAGAEDLDPFIAAEELTLKETVEGTPDAMRPGDSVVRTVTAQIRGTSPMFLPRLLPPTDIRGVRTYPDEPVLAESSDRGKISGTRTERVTLLAEGGGEGEAPAVSIRWYDLGRKAVATAEAEGFAVHVDGPPVADDEPVDWRAMALIAGAAAVLAAIVAFAVRRIVPPVRRAAAARIAAWRASEGQAHHALMRTVRARDHAALRPALDLWAERTAAGDPRHDPDVAAALAALGAARYSDEAGAASGEEEGWQRLAAALAGARRTTNSRHRDAVLPPLNPGAP; encoded by the coding sequence ATGACACGGTTCGCGCGGCTCCTCGCGTGCCTGGCGCTCCTTCTGCTCGTGGCCCCGGCCGCCGCGCAGGAGGCGCCGCGCCTCAAGGTGGACCTCAGCGCCACCGAGGCGATCCCGGGGCAGGCGGTCTCGCTGCGCCTCACCGTGCTGGTGCCGAGCTTCATGCCGAAACCGCCGGTGTGGCCGACGTTCGAGGCGCCGAACCTCTGGGTCCGCGTCGCCTCCACCGGGCCGACGAGCGAGACCGTCGGCGGGGAGACCTGGTCCGGCGTCACCCGCCGCTATCTCCTGTCGCCGATGGTGCCGGGCACCATCGCGCTTGCGCCCTCGCAGATCCTCGTGACCTACGCGGGCGCCACGCCGGCCGACGTCCGGAACGCGGCGCTCACCACCGACCCGGTCTCCCTCGTCGGGGTGGTGCCGGCGGGGGCGGAGGACCTCGACCCCTTCATCGCCGCCGAGGAGCTGACGCTGAAGGAGACCGTCGAGGGAACGCCGGATGCCATGCGGCCCGGCGACAGCGTGGTGCGGACGGTGACGGCGCAGATCCGCGGGACGTCGCCGATGTTCCTGCCCCGGCTCCTGCCGCCGACCGACATCCGCGGCGTGCGCACCTATCCCGACGAGCCGGTGCTCGCGGAGTCGAGCGACCGCGGCAAGATCTCCGGAACCCGGACCGAGCGGGTGACTCTCCTCGCCGAGGGGGGCGGGGAGGGGGAGGCGCCGGCGGTGTCGATCCGCTGGTACGACCTCGGCAGGAAGGCCGTGGCGACGGCGGAGGCCGAAGGCTTCGCCGTCCATGTCGACGGCCCGCCGGTCGCCGACGACGAGCCGGTCGACTGGCGGGCCATGGCGCTGATCGCGGGGGCGGCGGCCGTGCTGGCGGCGATCGTCGCGTTCGCCGTTCGCCGCATCGTCCCGCCTGTCCGAAGGGCCGCCGCCGCGCGGATCGCCGCCTGGCGCGCCTCGGAGGGCCAGGCCCACCATGCCCTCATGCGCACGGTCCGGGCGCGCGACCACGCGGCCCTGCGTCCCGCGCTCGACCTCTGGGCCGAGCGGACGGCTGCGGGCGACCCGCGCCACGACCCGGACGTCGCCGCCGCGCTCGCGGCGCTCGGCGCGGCACGCTATTCGGACGAGGCCGGCGCCGCGTCCGGCGAGGAGGAGGGGTGGCAGCGCCTCGCCGCCGCTCTCGCCGGAGCGCGCAGGACGACGAATTCACGGCATCGCGACGCCGTGCTCCCTCCCTTGAACCCCGGCGCGCCCTAA
- a CDS encoding multiheme c-type cytochrome, which translates to MIRLAALLCLLLVLPAAAQDAPVAEAPAYVGTSACASCHADATAAWTGSHHALAWTRPSPETIVADFDGTSFEADGMTARFRVEDDGSYHVNVTEKDGVTTDYRVHSVVGIAPLQQYLLETEPGRLQSFDVVWDTEKGGWFHLYPELDLPPSDGLHWTGPYKNWNARCAVCHATGFEKNYDPASGRYSSDAAEIGVGCEACHGPGSAHLAWAKGEPMPQTRMPLDHFGFTQSFSSGEATIFQCGGCHSRRSAFLADSPVPGTPYHDTYGLSLLRPGLYHADGQIQDEVYVLGSFLQSRMYARGVTCMNCHDPHSATLKAEGNAVCTQCHSPAGNPDFPTLRLTEYDSPAHHFHEPGTKGAECKSCHMPERVYMGNDWRADHSLRVPRPDLAATTGAPDACTTCHTDRDAAWAAGEIATRFPDPRNRTPHFGTTLAAAWADPAAATPDLLALVEDENVPNIARATALSMLGQGSDADVAGRLAAYLADPDPLMRTAAVEAQRPANPQDRVLALIDSLADPSRAVRMEAARALLDAPIARMPRPIAANLSSAMAEWRAAMMANIDFPETHLQLGGMALVMRNIPAATAAFREVVEMDPQRIDAWVMLARITAATSTAEDVRAVLDEAAAKNPEDPTIRELQAQLAGHRQ; encoded by the coding sequence ATGATCCGACTAGCCGCTCTCCTGTGCCTTCTCCTCGTGCTGCCCGCCGCGGCGCAGGACGCCCCGGTCGCCGAGGCGCCGGCCTACGTCGGCACCAGCGCCTGCGCGTCGTGCCATGCCGACGCGACGGCGGCCTGGACCGGCTCACACCACGCCCTCGCATGGACCCGCCCCTCGCCGGAGACCATCGTCGCCGACTTCGACGGAACCAGCTTCGAGGCGGACGGCATGACCGCCCGGTTCCGGGTCGAGGACGATGGCTCCTACCACGTCAACGTCACGGAGAAGGACGGCGTGACGACCGACTACCGCGTCCATTCGGTCGTCGGCATCGCGCCGCTGCAGCAGTACCTCCTCGAGACCGAGCCGGGCCGGCTGCAGAGCTTCGACGTGGTGTGGGACACCGAGAAGGGCGGCTGGTTCCATCTCTATCCGGAGCTGGACCTGCCGCCGTCCGACGGGCTCCACTGGACCGGCCCCTACAAGAACTGGAACGCCCGCTGCGCCGTCTGCCACGCGACGGGCTTCGAAAAGAACTACGATCCCGCGTCGGGCCGCTACTCGTCGGACGCGGCGGAGATCGGGGTGGGCTGCGAGGCCTGCCATGGGCCGGGCTCCGCACATCTCGCCTGGGCGAAGGGCGAGCCGATGCCGCAGACGCGCATGCCGCTCGACCATTTCGGCTTCACGCAGTCGTTCTCCTCCGGCGAGGCGACGATCTTCCAGTGCGGCGGCTGCCACTCCCGCCGCTCGGCCTTCCTCGCCGACAGCCCGGTGCCGGGGACGCCGTACCACGACACGTACGGCCTCTCGCTGCTGCGGCCGGGCCTCTATCATGCCGACGGGCAGATCCAGGACGAGGTCTACGTCCTCGGCTCCTTCCTCCAGTCCAGGATGTACGCCCGCGGCGTGACCTGCATGAACTGCCACGACCCGCACAGCGCGACGCTGAAGGCCGAGGGCAACGCCGTCTGCACCCAGTGCCACAGTCCGGCCGGGAACCCGGACTTCCCGACCCTGCGCCTGACCGAGTACGACAGCCCGGCGCACCATTTCCACGAACCGGGCACCAAGGGCGCGGAGTGCAAGTCGTGCCACATGCCCGAGCGCGTCTACATGGGCAACGACTGGCGGGCCGATCATTCCCTGCGCGTGCCGCGGCCGGACCTTGCCGCCACCACCGGCGCGCCGGACGCCTGCACCACCTGCCACACCGACCGCGACGCGGCCTGGGCCGCCGGGGAGATCGCGACGCGCTTCCCCGATCCGCGCAATCGCACGCCGCACTTCGGCACCACGCTGGCGGCGGCCTGGGCCGACCCCGCCGCCGCGACCCCCGACCTGCTGGCGCTGGTGGAGGACGAGAACGTGCCCAACATCGCCCGCGCCACTGCGCTGTCGATGCTCGGCCAGGGGAGCGACGCGGACGTCGCCGGGCGCCTCGCCGCCTACCTCGCCGACCCGGATCCGCTGATGCGCACCGCCGCCGTCGAGGCGCAGCGGCCGGCGAACCCGCAGGATCGGGTGCTGGCGTTGATCGACAGCCTCGCGGACCCGTCGCGGGCCGTCCGCATGGAGGCGGCCCGCGCGCTGCTCGACGCGCCGATCGCCCGCATGCCACGCCCGATCGCGGCGAACCTGTCCAGCGCGATGGCGGAATGGCGCGCGGCGATGATGGCCAACATCGACTTCCCCGAGACCCACCTCCAGCTCGGCGGGATGGCGCTCGTCATGCGCAACATACCGGCGGCGACGGCTGCGTTCCGTGAGGTGGTGGAGATGGACCCGCAGCGCATCGACGCGTGGGTGATGCTCGCCCGGATCACCGCGGCGACGTCGACCGCCGAGGACGTCCGCGCCGTCCTCGACGAGGCGGCGGCGAAGAACCCGGAGGACCCGACGATCCGCGAATTGCAGGCGCAGCTCGCTGGGCACAGGCAGTAG
- a CDS encoding phenylacetate--CoA ligase family protein, whose protein sequence is MNKHHPGASFAPASEHDTTSPDRPYWDPKLETQSRAEWEAMKLALMKDHLRHAYENSPYYKKSFDEAGVGPDDLQTLEDLKKFPTINKSVLRERQEALPLLGDIAAVPEEQVVYVSASSGSTGVPTVSPFTAEDFDEWMDYEARQFWSSGLRPTDRYAHSLNFSLFIGGPCVLGAQKIGALSIHAGTVPSERLLTMLKTFQATAMWTTPSYAWYLGETALKEGIDPKTDLAIKKIFVAGEPGGSIPETRQRIEELWGADVYDYYGLSDIFGACAGMCEAKDGLHWAEDHIHVEVIDPETGEHVPPGGRGEMVLTTLKKRARPLVRFRTGDIVSFTEETCSCGRTSQRLMGVHGRLDDMLVIRGVNIFPSDVEAIIRKDHDFTGEYRIVVERVNHLDQITVEAEKIVGFNGTDEELAKRLKDHIKAVTGVGARVSILEADSLPRATHKAKRVEDRREQVWTT, encoded by the coding sequence ATGAACAAGCACCACCCCGGCGCCAGCTTCGCTCCCGCGAGCGAGCACGACACCACGTCTCCCGACCGGCCCTACTGGGATCCGAAGCTGGAGACGCAGAGCCGGGCCGAGTGGGAGGCGATGAAGCTGGCCCTGATGAAGGATCACCTCCGCCACGCCTACGAGAACTCGCCCTACTACAAGAAGAGCTTCGACGAGGCCGGCGTCGGGCCGGACGACCTCCAGACCCTCGAGGACCTCAAGAAGTTCCCGACCATCAACAAGTCCGTCCTGCGCGAGCGGCAGGAGGCATTGCCGCTGCTGGGCGACATCGCCGCCGTCCCGGAGGAGCAGGTGGTGTACGTCTCGGCGTCGTCGGGCTCGACGGGCGTGCCGACGGTCTCGCCGTTCACCGCCGAGGACTTCGATGAGTGGATGGACTACGAGGCGCGCCAGTTCTGGTCCTCGGGCCTCCGGCCGACCGACCGTTACGCGCACTCGCTGAACTTCTCGCTCTTCATCGGCGGCCCGTGCGTGCTCGGCGCGCAGAAGATCGGCGCGCTGTCGATCCACGCCGGCACGGTGCCGTCCGAACGTCTCCTGACGATGCTGAAGACCTTCCAGGCGACCGCGATGTGGACCACGCCGTCCTACGCCTGGTACCTCGGCGAGACGGCGCTGAAGGAGGGGATCGACCCCAAGACCGACCTCGCCATCAAGAAGATCTTCGTCGCCGGTGAGCCGGGAGGCTCCATCCCCGAGACGCGCCAGCGCATCGAGGAGCTGTGGGGCGCCGACGTCTACGACTACTACGGCCTGTCCGACATCTTCGGCGCGTGCGCGGGCATGTGCGAGGCCAAGGACGGCCTCCACTGGGCGGAGGACCACATCCACGTCGAGGTGATCGACCCGGAGACGGGCGAGCACGTCCCGCCCGGCGGCCGCGGCGAGATGGTGCTGACGACGCTGAAGAAGCGCGCCCGCCCGCTGGTCCGCTTCCGCACCGGAGACATCGTCTCGTTCACCGAGGAGACGTGCTCCTGCGGGCGCACCAGCCAGCGCCTGATGGGCGTGCACGGGCGCCTCGACGACATGCTGGTGATCCGCGGCGTCAACATCTTCCCGTCCGACGTCGAGGCCATCATCCGTAAGGACCACGACTTCACCGGCGAGTACCGGATCGTCGTCGAGCGGGTGAACCACCTCGACCAGATCACGGTCGAGGCGGAGAAGATCGTCGGGTTCAACGGCACCGACGAGGAACTCGCCAAGCGGCTGAAGGACCACATCAAGGCCGTCACGGGCGTCGGCGCCAGGGTGTCGATCCTGGAGGCCGACAGCCTGCCGCGCGCCACCCACAAGGCAAAGCGCGTCGAGGACCGGCGCGAGCAGGTCTGGACCACGTAA
- a CDS encoding calcium-binding protein, translating to MARINGYLAFDMYDLSVEDGDVLEYNGRRIVIGDGDYRAVYLGDFDYDSNGAVHGSLTGFEYYAGHRLAVSATNFDVDANFAFDALTSGDSDALVMAVTNGDDAIFGSSGPDGLAGYNGDDLIYGYAGDDDLYGDAGDDEISGGPNDDLIYGGPGRDYLLGDEGNDTINGNQDDDTIYGGPGRDVLSGGGADDIIYGEQGVDVLVGGFGNDTLYGDQAEDKLRGRWDDDVLYGGNGKDEILGNADDDKLFGQNAPDFLVGGLGADTISGGHGNDRFHYRTAAEVDGDELTDFDTGNDIIALRRFDANESEAGVQGFSFIGNDGFSGDGGELRAVVQGGDTIVTGDVTGDGDADFVLTVLGVTNLSESDFLI from the coding sequence GTGGCACGGATCAACGGATATCTCGCCTTCGACATGTACGACCTGTCCGTCGAAGACGGGGACGTTCTGGAATACAACGGCCGGAGAATCGTCATCGGCGACGGCGACTACAGAGCCGTCTACCTCGGCGACTTCGACTACGACTCGAACGGCGCCGTCCACGGCAGCCTGACAGGCTTCGAGTATTATGCCGGCCACCGCCTCGCGGTGTCCGCGACCAACTTCGACGTCGACGCCAACTTCGCGTTCGACGCGCTCACCTCGGGCGATTCCGACGCGCTCGTGATGGCCGTGACGAACGGGGACGACGCCATCTTCGGCTCCAGCGGGCCGGACGGCCTTGCCGGCTACAACGGCGACGACCTGATCTACGGTTACGCCGGCGACGACGACCTCTACGGTGATGCCGGCGACGACGAGATCAGCGGCGGCCCCAACGACGACCTGATCTACGGCGGTCCGGGCCGGGACTATCTCCTGGGCGACGAGGGCAACGACACGATCAACGGCAACCAGGACGACGACACGATCTACGGCGGCCCGGGCCGTGATGTCCTGTCCGGCGGCGGTGCCGACGACATCATCTACGGCGAGCAGGGCGTCGACGTGCTGGTCGGCGGTTTCGGCAACGACACGCTGTACGGCGACCAGGCCGAGGACAAGCTGCGCGGCCGTTGGGACGACGACGTCCTCTACGGCGGCAACGGCAAGGATGAGATCCTCGGCAATGCCGACGACGACAAGCTGTTCGGCCAGAACGCCCCGGACTTCCTCGTCGGCGGCCTCGGCGCCGATACGATCTCCGGCGGGCACGGCAACGACCGCTTCCACTACCGGACGGCCGCCGAGGTGGACGGTGACGAGCTGACGGACTTCGACACCGGCAACGACATCATCGCGCTGCGCCGCTTCGACGCCAACGAGTCGGAGGCCGGCGTGCAGGGTTTCTCCTTCATCGGCAACGACGGGTTCTCGGGTGACGGCGGCGAGCTCAGGGCCGTGGTCCAGGGCGGCGACACGATCGTAACCGGCGACGTGACGGGCGACGGCGACGCCGACTTCGTCCTCACGGTGCTCGGCGTGACGAACCTCAGCGAGTCCGACTTCCTGATCTAG
- a CDS encoding MFS transporter produces the protein MPGRWRLLRWFASSATLAVPQAAGPVAFSLVALSLLGDATGGAAMILAMTLAQVAGAIPITRLGRRWPAATVLRLLVAFRTLALAGVALATHYQAPFAWLIVCAALAGSVNGAAYGYLRPLLNHLTPASRLPRALGVAATLNEVTFVLAPVAASGLGTISPVFAVLALTVLGALPALLIPQVGDTHVRDLPTAEASVLSPSILLWLTCAAASGATVASIEIGAVALALKFGYEPALAILFTVPLCLASVTGGVWVSVRNRMASRRAVVAQLAVMAVGAALAAFGASLGTTVAGAVLIGLVLAPLGTYYTLVLDTLAPPHKRPEVFALLRTANALGVIFASAVLTAASLGTALTVVTGTMVTVAVIVGFASIASGSRQPRSGLPL, from the coding sequence GTGCCCGGACGGTGGCGGCTGCTGCGCTGGTTCGCCTCGTCCGCCACGCTGGCCGTGCCTCAGGCCGCGGGACCCGTGGCCTTCTCGCTCGTTGCGCTCAGCCTCCTCGGCGACGCCACCGGCGGCGCCGCGATGATCCTCGCGATGACGCTCGCACAGGTCGCCGGCGCGATCCCGATCACCCGCCTGGGGAGGCGATGGCCGGCGGCGACCGTCCTGAGACTGCTGGTCGCGTTCCGCACGCTGGCGCTCGCCGGGGTCGCGCTGGCGACGCACTACCAGGCGCCCTTCGCCTGGCTGATCGTCTGCGCCGCCCTCGCGGGCTCGGTGAACGGGGCCGCCTACGGTTACCTGCGGCCGCTGCTCAACCACCTGACGCCCGCGTCTCGGCTCCCCCGCGCGCTCGGCGTCGCGGCAACGCTGAACGAGGTGACATTCGTCCTGGCGCCGGTCGCGGCGTCCGGCCTCGGCACGATCTCGCCCGTGTTCGCCGTCCTCGCGCTCACGGTGCTCGGCGCGCTTCCCGCCCTCCTGATCCCGCAGGTGGGCGATACGCACGTGAGGGACCTGCCCACGGCGGAGGCGTCGGTCCTGAGCCCCTCGATCCTGCTGTGGCTCACCTGCGCGGCGGCGAGCGGCGCCACCGTCGCCTCCATCGAGATCGGCGCGGTGGCGCTCGCGCTGAAGTTCGGTTACGAGCCCGCGCTCGCCATCCTGTTCACGGTGCCGCTCTGCCTCGCATCGGTGACGGGCGGGGTCTGGGTCAGCGTGCGCAACCGCATGGCGAGCCGCCGCGCCGTGGTGGCGCAGCTCGCTGTCATGGCAGTCGGGGCGGCACTCGCCGCGTTCGGGGCCTCGCTCGGGACGACGGTCGCCGGCGCCGTCCTCATCGGCCTGGTGCTGGCTCCCCTTGGGACCTACTACACGCTCGTGCTGGACACGCTCGCCCCGCCGCACAAGCGGCCCGAGGTGTTCGCGCTGCTGCGCACGGCGAACGCGCTGGGCGTCATCTTCGCGAGCGCGGTGCTGACGGCGGCGTCCCTCGGAACCGCGCTGACGGTCGTCACGGGCACGATGGTCACCGTCGCGGTCATCGTCGGCTTCGCCTCGATCGCTTCCGGAAGCCGGCAACCGCGGAGCGGTCTGCCTCTCTAG
- a CDS encoding DMT family transporter: protein MPWFYLLLAGVLEIGWPVGLKIAQSSGSRWSGVLIALAFMAASGFMLWMAQRHIPLGTAYAVWTGIGAAGTFLVGILAFGDAASVGRLAGVAMIVGGVVTLKLASA from the coding sequence ATGCCGTGGTTTTACCTCCTTCTCGCAGGCGTCCTGGAAATCGGTTGGCCCGTCGGGCTCAAGATCGCGCAGTCGTCCGGCTCGCGATGGAGCGGCGTGCTGATCGCCCTGGCGTTCATGGCAGCGAGCGGCTTCATGCTCTGGATGGCGCAGCGCCACATCCCCCTCGGCACCGCCTACGCGGTCTGGACCGGCATCGGCGCCGCCGGCACCTTCCTGGTCGGGATCCTCGCGTTCGGTGACGCGGCCTCGGTCGGCCGCCTCGCGGGCGTTGCGATGATCGTCGGCGGGGTCGTCACGCTCAAGCTGGCGAGCGCCTGA
- a CDS encoding PACE efflux transporter: MRDTRDRIRHILLFEAIALAAVTPLGGLVFGIDMSHFGVVAIVSTVVAMAWNYGFNLGFDHVMLRVFDDVRKSLTTRIVHAALFEAGLVTMLVPFIAWYLGVPLRDAFVMNIAIAGFFMVYAFVFNWAYDNLFPIEANRA, encoded by the coding sequence ATGAGAGACACCCGAGACCGTATCCGGCATATCCTGCTGTTCGAGGCGATCGCCCTCGCTGCGGTGACCCCGCTCGGCGGGCTGGTCTTCGGGATCGACATGAGCCACTTCGGCGTCGTCGCGATCGTCAGCACGGTCGTCGCGATGGCGTGGAACTACGGGTTCAACCTCGGTTTCGACCACGTCATGCTGCGTGTCTTCGACGATGTGCGCAAGTCGCTCACGACGCGGATCGTCCACGCCGCGCTGTTCGAGGCCGGCCTCGTCACCATGCTGGTGCCGTTCATCGCCTGGTACCTCGGCGTGCCCCTGCGGGACGCGTTCGTCATGAACATCGCGATCGCCGGGTTCTTCATGGTTTACGCGTTCGTATTCAACTGGGCCTACGATAATCTTTTCCCGATCGAGGCAAACCGGGCCTGA
- a CDS encoding manganese efflux pump MntP family protein encodes MSPFGIAVLAVSMSVDAFAVSVGRGAAIGRPRVSEALRTGVVFGVIEALTPVLGWAAGVAASQYVAVVDHWIAFLLLAGVGVHMLWSAVRGGGSEDRNRGHSFIVLVATAIGTSLDAMAVGVSLAFLEVNIVTIAAAIGLATFLMSSGGILLGRLIGARLGRTAEMLAGVALCGLGMFILLEHLGVIA; translated from the coding sequence ATGTCACCTTTCGGAATTGCCGTGCTCGCGGTGAGTATGTCCGTCGACGCGTTCGCAGTATCCGTCGGGCGCGGGGCCGCCATCGGACGGCCCCGGGTCAGCGAAGCGCTGCGAACGGGCGTCGTCTTCGGCGTCATCGAGGCGCTCACGCCGGTGCTGGGTTGGGCCGCCGGCGTCGCGGCCAGCCAGTATGTCGCCGTCGTCGACCACTGGATCGCCTTCCTCCTCCTGGCCGGCGTCGGGGTGCACATGCTGTGGAGCGCGGTGCGGGGCGGCGGCAGCGAGGATCGCAATCGCGGCCATTCGTTCATCGTCCTGGTGGCGACGGCGATCGGCACCAGTCTCGACGCGATGGCCGTCGGTGTCTCGCTCGCCTTCCTGGAGGTGAACATCGTCACGATCGCGGCGGCGATCGGCCTGGCGACGTTCCTGATGTCCTCCGGCGGCATATTGCTCGGCCGGCTCATCGGCGCGCGTCTCGGCCGGACGGCGGAGATGCTGGCGGGCGTGGCGCTGTGCGGCCTCGGCATGTTCATCCTGCTGGAGCATCTGGGCGTGATCGCCTAG
- a CDS encoding TRAP transporter substrate-binding protein, translated as MIRSMLAGVALASLVASGALAQEFTLRIQTHHSPESISGVAIAQFYDDIETMSGGRIAVEPFFSSAVVKSPETFDAVINGILDGDMTSGAYQTGKDTAFQFIGDPMGGYDTPWQMYAWLYEGGGLDAAQKIYNGLGMQLIGWHIAAPESLASTQPIGNPDDLKGWKFRSPPGMETQIFANMGASPIVMDFTEVFTSLESGIIAGADMSNLAVNKSAGLYDIAKHASFPGFHSMPADHFAIRKDMWDSMPEDLQRIIDVAMQKMSFRLTLSGSVATEEAAQALLAEGVTIHDWSPEDRRTFREASLKAWDEFADTDAARELIQMHKDFQKNIGLSDER; from the coding sequence ATGATCCGTTCTATGCTCGCCGGCGTCGCGCTGGCCTCTCTTGTTGCATCCGGCGCGCTGGCGCAGGAATTCACGCTGCGCATTCAAACCCATCATAGCCCGGAATCGATCTCCGGCGTTGCCATCGCCCAGTTCTACGACGACATCGAGACGATGTCGGGCGGACGGATCGCCGTGGAACCGTTCTTCTCGTCCGCTGTCGTGAAGAGCCCGGAAACCTTCGACGCTGTGATCAACGGCATCCTCGACGGTGACATGACCTCCGGCGCCTATCAGACCGGCAAGGACACCGCCTTCCAGTTCATCGGCGACCCGATGGGCGGCTACGACACGCCGTGGCAGATGTACGCCTGGCTCTACGAGGGCGGCGGTCTCGATGCCGCGCAGAAGATCTACAACGGCCTCGGCATGCAGCTCATCGGCTGGCACATCGCCGCGCCCGAGTCGCTGGCCTCCACGCAGCCCATCGGCAACCCTGACGACCTGAAGGGGTGGAAGTTCCGCTCGCCTCCCGGCATGGAGACGCAGATCTTCGCCAACATGGGCGCCTCGCCGATCGTGATGGACTTCACCGAGGTCTTCACCTCGCTCGAGTCCGGCATCATCGCCGGCGCCGACATGTCGAACCTCGCGGTCAACAAGTCCGCCGGCCTGTACGACATCGCCAAGCACGCCTCCTTCCCCGGCTTCCACTCGATGCCGGCCGACCACTTCGCGATCCGCAAGGACATGTGGGATTCGATGCCCGAAGACCTTCAGCGCATCATCGATGTGGCGATGCAGAAGATGTCCTTCCGCCTGACGTTGTCGGGCTCGGTCGCGACGGAGGAGGCCGCTCAGGCGCTGCTGGCCGAGGGCGTCACGATCCACGACTGGTCGCCCGAGGATCGCCGGACCTTCCGGGAGGCCTCGCTCAAGGCATGGGACGAGTTCGCGGACACTGACGCGGCCCGCGAGTTGATCCAGATGCACAAGGACTTCCAGAAGAACATCGGCCTGTCCGACGAACGCTGA